ATGCAGAGCAAGGATCATAGAACAGCCAGTTTTGCAGgcattttccccttctgtgcCAGCTCTGGTAGCAGTATCTCTCGATGCATTAAATGTTGGTTAGTGCCCGCCTCTTGTGGGGAGGTGTAATGACCAGCACTGCCTGGAGAAGGGGCAAATGGTTCCCCACTCCCAGGCAATATCTGGATAGGGACATCCCATCCCTGGGATCCTCAGCATCTTTATCACATTCTTGGAACATGGGATTAGCACCCAGCCCTGGTGAGGTTGTTCAGGTTCCGCTGTGGTCAGGGAGTGATGCATGTCCATTCTTTGTGTTATCtcaatttttcaaaaatctctTAAATTCACAAGAAGAATCtacatctgtgtttttaaacaaaatctggAGTTCTGTTCATTACCTTCAGCCTACTTTTGCAACTTAGGCAAAAATATGGTTAGATCTTCTCCAagaaaaaatttcttatttttatgaacAGGTGTTGAACATGAACATTTGGGTGttctgaaataataatgatttttgtGCCTCTAAAATTCAAATGTAACTTTTTAAGCTGATGTTTTGcagacacaaaaaaaagctgacTGGCATCTGTTGAGAAATGCTGTTTAACTTCTTTGCTTAACAACACAGCAATCATATACACAGACAACTGAGGGATTATTTCAATATCAATTTAATCATAAGTGGAAAAGAGGCAACAGCCTTTTTTCATGCTACCTAGCTACTCATATTTAGTCTTAGAAAAATAGTTAAAGACAGGTAGTTAGAACTGCACTGGCTCTAAGTCAAGGAGCTTCCTATCATAGGCTCAAACTCCCTCcagaagatgctgctgctggtcAGTTGATGGATGGGTCCATGATCAGAGACTGTCGGTATGGAACTGTTGGCATAGTTCAGAAGAGAGCAAAGATGACTTGAAAGTGCCAGAAGCAACAGAAGGGAGGCATGTGTCCCTCCTGTCTGCTCCTAATCTGTGCAGATCTGATGCAAATCTTTAGTTCTGGTAAGTGAAACGTGCCAAGttggggaagggagagaaatcataaaatgcaaaaacattttaatagctCATTCCCTGATCCTAAACATGGACTCAAGGAAGGCAATCCCTCTGCAAATCAGGGAATTATACTGTCCCTGAGATCTGTGAATTTCAGAGGTCAGATTCTTCAGCCCTCTCTCCTTTAAAAGCCTTGGAGTTCTCTGTTGCCCTCTAAAGGGTGTTACTGCAAGGACCAGAAACAGACATACACTGTTCACCCTTCGACAGTGCTATCACAATGAAAAGTCATAACAACATAAGGGTCTCTGAGAAGGATGTGGGAAAAACTTGGTGGACTCAAATCCTCTTCTGGTGAAGAGGTGTTTgtgtaatagaaaaaaagaaaagatataaaCACTGTTGGTATTAATTGGCAGCAGTAGTAACCCTTACTGCAAACATCATTAAAGAGGCTGATTTTGTAAATTATGGAATTAGTTACCATCTTGCCCTTAGAAACAATGTCCAGATATGGGGGAAACACCCTGGCTGAGCTGGTTTCACTACAGCTGCCCTAAGTGGTTCTGTGGGTGGTTGCCTCAGGTCAGCCACAGAAATTACTTGCATGGCACCTTTCCAAGCCATAAGTAACATAACATTGAGaaaaggttgttttttattGGTAAACctaagaaagactgaaaatatctGCAAGATTTTAGGGTCACTGAATTTCCTGAGGTAATGCTCATCTCTTCTAAGCACTGACTGATACTGATTTGAATAGTCAGTTCCATCCAAAATCTCCACTTTGATGAGTTCTAGGTAAGCtcattcaatttttatttctaaaagtttttgaaatgtgtttttacgGATAACGTAAAGTCTTTGTGCTGGTAACTACAGTGTCATATGTCAAAACCCACCTCCATACAGCAGTAACGTCACAATTTCTCTTGACAATAAACATTGTTGCATATTATAAGTTACAtagaattttttcatttcagtaagaTACCTCTCTTAATAAACAAAGGGCAGAATTTCACCTCAAGCTTTTGGATGGATCGGGACCTAGCGGCAGGTTTCTACAAGCACACTCGCTGACAGGCGGGGCTGCCAGAGTACGCAACTCCGTGCACTGCTGTGCGGTTTCTAAGGTCAGACTTTCAGGTAAGCTGCTCAGgttttgaaaactgaaggaaatgtaaatgaaatgaagtcAGTTGACAACAAGGCATATTAGGTCAAATCCTCCAGCAAGTGTCAGTAGCTGCAACTTGACTGGATTGCTCAAAAGCAATGGCAGCTcactccttttctccagacacTGCAGGCTTTTTAGTCATGATGCAGCACGCAGAACAAGGAACAGAGCGGCCGTAAGGGGACAAGCTGTGGACAGGCAGGAGCACATCTGTATCTATTGTCAGTGTGTTCATATTAAATTGCTGTTGATTAATGTGCAGAGATAGCACATGGGCTAAGACACACATGAAATGAACCAGCCTGTGTGAGTGTTTGAGTGCAACAGACTTTTGCAAGAAGGTTAGAAATTGTTTGCAGCAACTTCTTTtacagttattattattattgtcaATCCATAGACTACTACAGCTGGTCCTAAGGAAACTCACCCTACCATTGGCAGTGCccctttccattttaaaagcagcctTCCCTACCCTGGCAGGTGCTTGGCTACACAGAAAATCTCATGAGTACTTAGGACCTCAACACTCGTTACACAACATACAATCAATCAGAGGAGTAAAATTATGTTTGCATACATGTTCTGGAAGATGAAGAttccatgaaagaaaaattacgTCATCTACCTTGTCCATCTGCACATTAAACTCTTAGTAAGTGGGAAATTGTAAACATCCACATCATAAAGATGTGATCAAAGATATGGCCAAAGTCGTTAATGCTATGTTGCTGTTGCGTGCATTTTCCCCTGTCTAGTGGGGATATCTAAGCAATATACTGCCTTACATAGAGGTCATCCAGAGCATCCCCCATCTGAAGTAACTGCAGAGGTTATGTAAGGCTTCCTAACTGGAGGAACGTGTAGGAGCAGCTTCTGACATAGCTGTATCTGGGCAGGAACCAAGAGCTTCTCAGACTGTAGCTGCTTTCTTGTTGTTCATACAATTAATGCTTTGGCTCGGctacaaacagaaatacaggtGCACTTTCCATTAAGTTAATGGAAACTAGGAAAATACTTTCCAAGGAATTAATTTGGCTGAATGTGATATATCACATTCCAATTAACTCTATGGTAAAAGATGGTAATTTCATAATGACGAGGCTGCAGTTTCACTGTGGGGCCCCATGAGCAGAGTAGAAGCTGAACACTTTTCGTTGAATATTCTATTGGTTTTAAACGAAGGGATGTGGGAAATACAAGAAGCATTCACTTTAATCTGTGTTGTCTGAGGCTTATTTGTGAGAGAACTCTTAGTGGAGCAGTGCTTATTCTGTTCTGTATGAGAGCAGAAGATGGAGAGTGGTGATACTGAAGTCGGTAGGGTTGCATGGATGTAACCCCGAGCTGAGGTCACAAAGAGATAAAACTAAAGGGGTTGTTCTAGCTTGGAGGACTCAGAGCTGAGCCTAAAATCCGTGCCCTCGTTTCTGCAACTGTTTCACAACGTGGAGCATGTTTACACGTGTTTTGTCTATCGGAAATGTAAACATCTGCTACATTCACGCAGCGGGGTACGGGATGAAGCATTTCAGGAGCTCCGTGCTGAGCTCGATCCACGCTCAGAGATGCTGAGCGGCAAAAGGGGACGGGGTGAGGCTGCTCCCACATGCCAGATTTTACCGGGTCAGATCCGTCACACTGGGTCTGCTCCAGCAGAAGGACCGGTGTGAATACCCGAAGTGTTCTTCCCttaggaaaagagaagggaaccGCGTTTTTTCAAGGTTCGATTCCCTAAATAGAGAGGTAGTACGGTCTAACGCGATTTCCCGAGCGTGCCAACCTCTTCTGCGGGTAAGGAGCCCCGCGGCTTCTACGAGGGAGGGCGCGGCAGCTCCGAGACGCTGCGCGGAGAGCGGAGCCGCGCTCTGCCCGCACCAGCGGATCCTCCGGCAGCGGAGCGCGGAGCCGCCAGGGCCGTCGGGGCAGCGCCCGCTCCCCAGCCCCCGGCTCCCGTTCCAGCCCTTGGGCTTTCCCCGCCGCGGCAGCAGCTACAGAGCACAAGGACGAGCGGCAGGACAGACGGGACGGGACACACGGGACAGCGGGAAAATAAAGGATCCTCCTACCCTGAGGGCTCCCTGACTGACTCTGCTGTGtacctgctctgctcctccacgCTGCGGTTCTCCGGCGCCCGCCACTCGGGCAGGGTGCTGGCGCACAGCACCACCATGGACACGATGACGAAGAGGATGGAGACGGTGGCCAGCACCTGGGCTGCCAGCGAAGATGTGGGCTCCTCGAAAGTCCGCCGCATCCTCTCCAGCCACTTCCCTCCCtcggccgccgccgcccgccgggCTTTGCCCCTCGGACCGGCGCCGGGCTCCCCCGGGGGTTCCTCGGCCGAGTAATAGGTGCACGTCTCGGACATGCGGTCGTCGAGGCGGCGCTGGCAGCAATAGTCGAGGTGGGAGCCCTCCAGCCCCCAGTAGATGAGCTCGTTGTAGAAGGAGAGCTCGCACATGTGCGGCACGAAGCGGAGGTGCCCATGCCGCACGTACAGCATGATGAAGCCGAAGGCCTCCGAGTGACGGTCGAAGAAGTACTCGTTCCGCTCCCGGTCGTAGTCGTCGCACACCTCCAGCACGTCCTGCTCCGACAGGCAGCCGTGCAGGCGGCTCACCCGCCGCAGCGGGAAATCCTTCAGCACCTCCCGGGAGAAAGAGTACCGGGTGCCCCCGACGTTCAATACCACGGCGGGGCCGCGGCCAAAGTTCATGGCTTGGGCGGGACAGAGGAGGGGGGCGGGCAAGGCAGGGCGGCGAGCAGCGGCGGGGGGCAGCGGCTGCCCTGGCTCCGCTCGCAGCGCTCGGCGACGGGCcggggggaagaggaggaggaggaagaggaaggaaggcgGAGGGCTGCGCTCCGGCGCACAGCGGCCACGCACGGCTCTGGCTCCGCTCGCGGGTGCGGGTGCGGGTGCGGCCGCGGCGCCGCGGGCACGGCGGGGCCGGGAGCTCCGCTCCGCACCGCTCCGGTGGCGGTGCCGGGCGGGCGGGAGGcggggtgggaggggagggaacGCGCCTCCCCCGCGCCGCGCGGAGCCCCAGCCCTCGTCTCGGCCCCGCGAGCGTCCGCCCAAGCGCAGAAGTTTGGGGCGTTTTACCCCCAAAAAGCTGAGAGTTGGGATTCGAGCTCTTGCTCGCACAGCGCGGACGGCGGCTGCCCGGCTCCTTGGCTGGGCTCCTTCAGCCCTCCCCTCCTGCACAGctggaggaggcggcggcgctcctctctttcttctctctcttgctgTGCGGACGCCGCGAGTAGTTCGAAGTGTCAGTCAGCGCCTTCAGCCCCGGTGCCCGCGCTCCTGTTCCAGCACGGCATCACCCCGCCAGCAGCTGGCCGCTCCCCAGCGCTCCGGGCTCACGGGTTCGCATCACGCGCGGGGAGTCCCTTCCCACCACACTCTCGTCGTCCGTTCGTACCCCGTCGCCCTACCACAGCTCTCCCGGCCGCGCCTCTCGCAGCCCGGGGTGAGGCTGCGGGAGATCCCCTGGGTCCGAACAGCGCTCACCGTCCCCGTTCTGTGTTGCTCGGTACATATGTTTGTCTTTACGGTTGTTGTTGCCGCCGCcacgttactttcagagctgagGTTTGCACACGTGTGAAAAGAAATGGACGGCCGCGCGATTCTGTAGCGGCAGCTGTGATTGAAAGAGGGAGGCGATGAAGCGGGCCGTGCCCCAGCGCCCCGCCCGACCCCGCTCGGCCGCTAGAGGTCCCCGCGCGTCGCTATTCTGCCCGAGAGCGCCGGGAGGAGCGGGGAACCACCCCACTCCGGCTGGGAAGGTGGGAAGGGGAGCGCGTCAGCTCCGCATCAACGGCGTTCTGATCTCTTTGGGGCATTCtggtgtattttgtttttcgTACAGCTGGAAAAGTGTTTGCTTCCAGCAACTCCCGCTGGTTCGCGTGCTTTGTCTGCTCGTTGATTTTACAAGCAGCAAAAGCTCTTCCAAAcctctgcacttttttttttttttttttttgacgtGTATGCTTCTGCCCTTCGTTCTTTCAGAAACAGTTATTAGAATATttggttcaaaaaaaaaaaaaaaaaaaagaaagagaatagcAGAGCCTGTCTGGAGCTGTGTCAGCGATAAGGCATTATCGCTGGATAAGGCGCGTGCCTCCAGCCCCGCGCTGTGCTGTCCCTCCTGCTCTGTACACCTCACCGCCTGCTACTTTGCTGTGAGTTTGCAGAGGAAGAGAGCAGAGCACGCAGGGCCccgtgcagcagcacaggagcgCGCCTTCAGGAGATCGCTCTGGGGCAGACCGAGCTCCGTGCACTGCGAGGCCCCGTGGCAGAGCAGGTAACGTGCTGGGCATGCTGCAGTCAGATTGTAGCTTGAATGTGACCCAGTGGGTGAGGCATTACAGGTTTCTATGTGagtttttcaatttcttctgaATACAGTGATTTTCTCCTTTAGAACAACGCTGGTAAGCAAAACTAACCTGATGGCAGCAACACTGGTTGCCATTGTGTTCCCTCTCTGTGGTCAGGCATGTCGCACTTCAGTTATTTTAGTTACAATTACCACCTTTCAATAGTGATTTGTTCTAGCTAGCAGGTTTTGGTAGCTGTAAGCCACACGTTCCCTTACCAGGAGCAGCAATTTGGAACAAGAGCTCAGAATTCGGACAGGAGTTGTGGTTTCCTGGAAAGCGTTCTGATCTGTGGCCTTCTGCGACTGGTCACACTGCTGAACATATGAAATAGCAGCTTTGTTAGTCAGCTTGTGGAAGTTCAGACGGTTTCACAGGAATTGCTCAGGAGTTACAGATGTCAGTTCAGTGTGTGTCTTATTTTCCAGTAAGTTTCAGTAAGCAGAAAAACCTTCTTTTGTCGTTGCATTTTGGGAGTGAAGAACCTTGAAGAATAGGATGGAGATCCTGGAAGAGACAGGATGCTTAAGGAGACCGAGTGTGACCgtaaacagaaacacaaagcacaaaATAGAAGTGCAAATATAAGCAGAAGAAGACACCTTTAAAGGCTGTGGTCGGAGGGCTTAAAGTAGATCTCTGGTGGCACTGAGCTGGCTGAAAACCTGAAGCGCAGTGAAGCCCTCTCCCAGGGAGCAGTTGGGTTCAGCTCTTTGGgtggctgggggctgccttTTCCCTGCATGGCTCTTATTTAAAACGCTCTGGAAACACGCACTGGCATTGTATCAAAGCAACTGCATTTTCCTGGTGTCAAAGTTGTATTGTTTGCTGCCCAGGAAGAACTTCACAATTTACAGTCATTATGTAAAAGTAGCTTTTTGTGtatcaacatttattttcatggcttGCACTGTGCTATTGCCTCCTAAGGGTATTTAATGAACTTGAAATATATTCTGCCGTTTCCAAATCTTTCTAGCCTCGTGCTGAGACCGTTGATCTGTGTTTTGAGTGCAGCACTGTGTGTGCTCTTAAAAACAGAGGTCCTTTACTTCAGTCTTATGATGAGCAAGTTGGCATGTTTTGCTGGCAGGCTTTTCTCATGACTCCAGATCAGATTCTGCTCCTACCAAGGGAGCTACTGAGTGCCGTTGGTGCAGGCAGCATTGGCTTCTGGTGTCTTCTCTCAGGATTGTCGGTTGTTTTATGACCACGGCACCAGGAGCTCCAGCTGTGGAGCAGGATCCCCTAATGATGGACTTGTACATACAGAACAAAAGATTTTCCTGCTTAGGTAGCACACAGTATGTAATATGTAAAATTAGGAGGGGAAATCAATGTTTTTTAGTATTAAAGGGACTGCTTTGACAATATTTATCTTAATTACTTTAAGAGACAATAAAGGAAGAATAGAACAAATGCTTCAGAAGGTTCAATGTGCACAGATGGACCATGGTTTGCAGTTATCTTTAGTTTAGATCTTGGGGAGAAAAGGATCTCCGCTAGAACCATTTCTTTAATctggcttctcttctccatagCCCCACTGCTTCAACACAGTTTGTGAGCTACCCAGAAAATCTATGAGGAGAGAGCCTATCACCATGTATAACTGCAAAGCAAAGTCCAATGACAGATGCAGTTGGGATTGTCAGTGGTACCTGACATGAGAGCACCAGTTCCCTTGTCACTGAGGCacttataaaaatctgaataattttGAATATGAATGTTTCTAAAAGTGGCTGAATGACATTTAGGAGAGAGCTGGGTActcacatatatatacatgtgcaCAGAATACAATCTGTGGTTGACATTTAGAATTAGACTAACTTATTGCATGAAACATGCTAACAGTTTGGGAAATTTGGCCGTGACTAAATGGATTTTATATCGGGGGCACAGTGTGGGTCAGACTGAGCTTTCGTGGTGTGAGGTACACCTCCATTCCCTGTTGTCTTTCACCTCCGTATTGAGTTGAAGTCCAGCAAAGATTCTTGAACGTGACGCTGGGCTAATGATTGAAGGTCATTATGTTTCAAAGATCAGTGAGTCCAACAAAGCCCTCTTGATCAGAGATGGCTGCTAGCTGGGCTTAGCTGGCTTGTTGCAAAGAACCACAGACAGGAAGACAACAAGCACAGACAGGAGGACATTGCCTGCCTGAGGAAGGTGATTAGAACGAGACTCGCTAATGGGGAATTTGAAGGCACGAATATATTTTCACAGGAGAGAAGAACACAGGAATACATTTTCACACCACTAAGATCCTTTCCGAAATGCTTACCAAGAGGAAGGGGGACTCTGCAGAGATGGAGAGAAATGCTTGGACCTAGGGAAGCCGTGTTCAGGGGGAATCTAAAGTTCActctgagaaaaggaaaaaacatctaagttttattttgttgggaTCTTACATTTTTTGGCATTAGCTAACATAAAGGGTTACTGGGACTCTGAATTCCAGGGCTGGAGAGGGTGCAGAGGGCTTCTGCAGAGGTAGCAGAGGCAGCACAGGACCCCTGCCTGCTTGTTGGCAGGTGATGAGCACCGAGAGCTAATTAGGAGACACTCAACCACAGTGAGTTAGTGTCCCATAAGTAGAGTTGTACCagatttgtgaaaaaaaatttccaaagaGAGATTTCTGAAACTATTGGgtaacatgtttttttccttagtgaGAAATAGTGGTGTTTTCCATTTCAGGTGTCTAAGCTGGtaggggaaggagatgggacTTAGAAACCCTGTTACTATTACACTTGAGGATACAATGTAATCACTTTGATGCTTTGCACACagatttttatttggaaattccAGAAAGTCTTCTTGTTGACTACAGTTTATAAAATTTACCAAGTTTGCATACATAGATAAATGCTTGTGAAACTATTTTAAACCTAAAGATGATGCTCAGGTTCCTAAAATACTGCAACTGATGTCAAATACTTATCCAGTTAAAGTTAATAAAACAGTAGTACCTTTTGTTCTGTTCACAGGGATCCCTTTGCTTCTcagtgaaaagcagagctggccTCCTTATAAAAATCCTCCTTTCCTGAGGCTACTGAACTGCTGGAGGATTTGGTGTGTTCATATCCCTCCTCGGGACATTGGCAGACCTGATTCTGCAGTGCAATGAGGTGTTAAAGCCTTTGCGTTGTAAGAGCCTCAGGAACAACTGGAGCATAGCTCCATTACAGCTACAGGGAAGCCAATAAAGCTTCTCCAGCCCGAGTTTGCCCATAGGATGTTAAATGGAAGTTTGTCTCTTGTTGCT
The sequence above is drawn from the Numida meleagris isolate 19003 breed g44 Domestic line chromosome 3, NumMel1.0, whole genome shotgun sequence genome and encodes:
- the KCNG3 gene encoding potassium voltage-gated channel subfamily G member 3 isoform X1, which translates into the protein MNFGRGPAVVLNVGGTRYSFSREVLKDFPLRRVSRLHGCLSEQDVLEVCDDYDRERNEYFFDRHSEAFGFIMLYVRHGHLRFVPHMCELSFYNELIYWGLEGSHLDYCCQRRLDDRMSETCTYYSAEEPPGEPGAGPRGKARRAAAAEGGKWLERMRRTFEEPTSSLAAQVLATVSILFVIVSMVVLCASTLPEWRAPENRSVEEQSRYTAESVREPSGIIEAICIGWFTAECIVRFIVSKNKCEFVRRPLNIIDLLAITPYYISVLMTVFTGENSQLQRAGVTLRVLRMMRIFWVIKLARHFIGLQTLGLTLKRCYREMVMLLVFICVAMAIFSALSQLLENGLDLGTKNKDYASIPAACWWVIISMTTVGYGDMCPITVPGRILGGICVVSGIVLLALPITFIYHSFVQCYHELKFRSARYGRSLSAEFLN